In Halobaculum rubrum, the following are encoded in one genomic region:
- a CDS encoding CNNM domain-containing protein, with translation MNSLELTLRLSAGLLLILANGFFVAIEFALTRVRQYPQSEFDVPGLRRAWKMTQDLEIYLTSCQVGISATSIAVGIVAEPALASLIDPVFENTLLTSIGAGGILAFVIINLLHLTHGEQTPTYLGVERTKFVARYGATPLYWFAKLLYPVIVLGDGVAKWTLRRFGVEMTGAWLETETDRVESRADLRHRLGSLLDRGNLSEERKDEIINAFTVGEKPVSDVMTDREDIIFLSTTVSVQENLHRIGTSPHTRFPLIGDDPTDYIGIVYVPAVVDRIDELQRGEIAFEDIAAPPMTLRADTLISDAVDQFQNEHQELALVATESEENVVGLITATDALEAVMGEIEDPLDIKLQERTSDSR, from the coding sequence ATGAACAGTTTGGAACTAACACTTCGCCTGAGTGCCGGCCTCTTACTCATCCTTGCAAACGGGTTTTTCGTTGCAATCGAGTTTGCGCTGACCCGTGTCCGGCAGTATCCACAATCCGAGTTCGATGTCCCGGGCCTCAGGCGGGCTTGGAAGATGACACAGGATCTCGAAATCTATCTCACGAGCTGTCAGGTCGGTATCTCCGCAACCAGTATTGCTGTCGGCATCGTCGCAGAACCAGCGCTGGCTTCGTTGATCGACCCAGTGTTCGAGAATACGCTCCTCACGTCGATCGGCGCGGGTGGCATCCTCGCGTTCGTCATCATCAATCTGCTCCACCTGACTCACGGCGAACAGACACCCACGTATCTCGGGGTCGAACGGACGAAATTCGTCGCTCGATACGGTGCGACCCCTCTCTACTGGTTTGCGAAACTACTCTACCCGGTTATCGTGCTCGGCGATGGCGTCGCCAAATGGACGCTCCGGCGCTTCGGAGTCGAAATGACCGGTGCCTGGCTCGAAACCGAAACCGATCGCGTCGAATCGCGGGCGGACCTCCGCCATCGACTCGGGTCCTTGCTTGATCGAGGGAACCTCTCCGAGGAGCGCAAAGATGAGATCATCAACGCCTTCACTGTCGGCGAAAAGCCGGTCAGCGATGTTATGACCGATCGTGAGGATATTATTTTTCTCTCGACAACAGTCTCTGTACAGGAAAACCTCCATCGGATCGGAACGAGCCCTCACACACGATTTCCGCTCATAGGTGACGATCCCACCGATTATATAGGCATTGTCTATGTTCCCGCAGTTGTCGATCGAATCGACGAACTCCAACGTGGCGAGATTGCGTTTGAAGATATCGCTGCCCCACCAATGACGCTTCGAGCAGACACCCTCATTAGCGATGCTGTCGATCAGTTTCAGAACGAACATCAGGAACTCGCACTCGTGGCTACTGAGAGCGAAGAGAACGTCGTTGGACTGATCACTGCGACGGACGCCCTCGAAGCGGTGATGGGTGAAATCGAAGACCCTCTCGATATCAAACTTCAGGAACGAACGAGTGATTCGCGGTGA
- a CDS encoding DUF5791 family protein: MLYDALADPDGATPGDLLDSYAGELAGALDDADPAAVADETGVDESVVAAMAAGDTDALATVRLTDAAAVLELHEGVPADDIAYEVRDHLMMEMVTAILDVDTIAAEIDADLTGQEVQQALEGRTRLTLGELADIQALMIDRTP, translated from the coding sequence ATGCTCTACGACGCCCTCGCGGATCCGGACGGGGCGACACCGGGGGACCTGCTCGATTCGTACGCGGGGGAGTTGGCGGGAGCGCTCGACGACGCCGATCCGGCCGCGGTGGCCGACGAAACCGGCGTCGACGAGTCGGTCGTCGCCGCGATGGCCGCCGGCGACACCGACGCGCTCGCGACCGTCCGACTCACCGACGCCGCGGCGGTTCTCGAACTTCACGAGGGGGTTCCCGCGGACGACATCGCATACGAGGTGCGCGACCACCTGATGATGGAGATGGTGACAGCCATCCTCGACGTGGACACGATCGCCGCCGAGATCGACGCCGACCTCACCGGACAGGAGGTCCAACAGGCGCTCGAAGGTCGGACCCGGCTCACCCTCGGCGAACTGGCAGACATCCAGGCGCTCATGATCGACCGGACGCCCTGA
- the metG gene encoding methionine--tRNA ligase encodes MSSKDTLTRDPFPADAPAVVTCGLPYANGDLHIGHLRTYVGGDVYARALESLGQETAFVCGSDMHGTPVAVNAEKEGTSPEEFALAWHEQYEETFPRFDVDFDNYGHTHDATNTETTQEFVRTLEENGHVYEKEIKVAYDPEAEQSLPDRYVEGTCPYCGELARGDECDEGCGRHLEPGEIEDPRSTVTGNPAEYRDQTHKFFRVSEFEEYLSGFLDRLEGTSNARNQPRGWLEDGLRDWCITRDMDWGIDYPDIDGEDPTDLVLYVWVDAPIEYVSSTKQYTERVGADEYDWQRAWQEDGEIVHVIGRDIIQHHTVFWPAMLHGVDYSEPRAVMASGFMTLDGDGFSTSRNRAVWAREYLEEGFHPDLLRYYLATNGGFQQDVDFSWEKFRDRVNNELVGTVGNFLYRSLLFAHRNFEGTPEAEVSDEVEARIEEAIAEFEAGVNDYSVRAIGDATVELARFGNEYIQHEEPWNLVGEDDEAAAQVIRDCVQIARAVAVLFEPVAPGTSEELWSQLGEDGSVHDVTTDAALAAPPRDFGAPEELYEKIEDERVEELNEKLESRVAAAATDDADETKTDEAEADAESTMSDIEPVADDRISFDEFQDLDLRVGEILAAEPIEDSDKLVKLTVDIGVEKRQIVAGIKQLHDVDDLPETKVVVVANLEKAELFGHESNGMLLAAGEDADLLTTHGDSPIGTKIR; translated from the coding sequence ATGAGCAGCAAGGACACTCTCACGCGCGACCCGTTTCCCGCGGACGCGCCGGCGGTGGTGACGTGCGGGTTGCCGTACGCCAACGGCGACCTCCACATCGGCCACCTCCGGACGTACGTCGGCGGCGACGTGTACGCGCGCGCGCTGGAATCGCTCGGCCAAGAGACCGCGTTCGTCTGCGGGTCGGACATGCACGGCACGCCCGTCGCGGTCAATGCGGAGAAGGAGGGTACCTCACCGGAGGAGTTCGCGCTCGCGTGGCACGAGCAGTACGAGGAGACGTTCCCGCGGTTCGACGTCGACTTCGACAACTACGGCCACACGCACGACGCGACGAACACCGAGACGACTCAGGAGTTCGTCCGCACGCTGGAGGAGAACGGCCACGTCTACGAGAAGGAGATCAAGGTCGCGTACGACCCCGAGGCCGAACAGTCGCTCCCGGACCGGTACGTCGAGGGGACGTGCCCGTACTGCGGGGAACTCGCCCGCGGCGACGAGTGCGACGAAGGGTGCGGCCGCCACCTCGAACCCGGCGAGATCGAGGACCCCCGCTCGACGGTCACCGGCAACCCCGCGGAGTACCGCGATCAGACACACAAGTTCTTCCGCGTCTCGGAGTTCGAGGAGTACCTCTCGGGCTTTCTCGACCGCCTGGAGGGCACCTCGAACGCCCGAAACCAGCCGCGCGGGTGGCTCGAGGACGGCCTCCGCGACTGGTGTATCACCCGCGACATGGACTGGGGGATCGACTACCCCGATATCGACGGGGAGGATCCCACCGATCTCGTCTTGTACGTCTGGGTCGACGCGCCCATCGAGTACGTCTCCTCGACGAAACAGTACACCGAGCGCGTCGGAGCCGACGAGTACGACTGGCAGCGGGCGTGGCAGGAGGACGGGGAGATCGTCCACGTCATCGGGCGCGACATCATCCAGCACCACACCGTCTTCTGGCCCGCGATGCTGCACGGCGTCGACTACAGCGAGCCACGCGCGGTGATGGCAAGCGGCTTCATGACGCTCGACGGGGACGGCTTCTCCACCTCCCGTAACCGCGCGGTGTGGGCACGCGAGTACCTCGAGGAGGGGTTCCACCCGGACCTGCTGCGATACTACCTCGCCACCAACGGCGGGTTCCAGCAGGACGTCGACTTCTCGTGGGAGAAGTTCCGCGACCGCGTCAACAACGAGCTCGTCGGGACAGTCGGCAACTTCCTCTACCGCTCGCTTTTGTTCGCCCACCGCAACTTCGAGGGGACGCCCGAGGCGGAAGTCAGCGACGAGGTCGAGGCTCGGATCGAGGAGGCGATCGCGGAGTTCGAGGCCGGCGTCAACGACTACTCCGTCCGCGCGATCGGCGACGCGACCGTCGAACTGGCCCGCTTCGGCAACGAGTACATTCAGCACGAGGAGCCGTGGAACCTCGTCGGCGAGGACGACGAGGCGGCTGCGCAGGTGATCCGCGACTGCGTCCAGATCGCGAGGGCCGTCGCCGTCCTCTTCGAGCCGGTCGCGCCCGGCACGAGCGAGGAGCTGTGGAGCCAGCTCGGCGAGGATGGCTCCGTCCACGACGTGACCACGGACGCCGCGCTGGCGGCGCCCCCGCGCGACTTCGGCGCGCCCGAGGAGCTGTACGAGAAGATCGAGGACGAGCGCGTCGAGGAACTCAACGAGAAGCTCGAATCGCGCGTCGCCGCGGCGGCGACCGACGACGCGGACGAAACCAAAACCGACGAGGCCGAGGCGGACGCCGAGTCGACCATGAGCGACATCGAACCCGTCGCCGACGACCGCATCAGCTTCGACGAGTTCCAGGATCTCGACCTCCGCGTGGGCGAGATCCTGGCGGCCGAACCGATCGAGGACTCCGACAAGCTCGTGAAGCTCACCGTCGACATCGGCGTCGAAAAGCGTCAGATCGTCGCGGGGATCAAGCAGCTTCACGACGTGGACGACCTCCCGGAGACGAAGGTCGTCGTCGTCGCGAACCTCGAGAAGGCCGAGCTGTTCGGTCACGAGTCCAACGGCATGCTGCTGGCCGCCGGCGAGGACGCGGACCTGTTGACGACCCACGGCGACTCGCCGATCGGAACGAAGATCCGATAG
- a CDS encoding MFS transporter: MARVVFAPLLSEFIDTFGIGEATAGLLVTLVWVGSAAPRLPTGWLLTRVPRHYVVLGAGVVLTLASTFAAFAPGIDVLMIAAVGMGLASGVYFIAGNPLVSELFPETVGRVMGIHGTASQLAAVSAAPFATVALGLGIESFAGWRAVFALLAVAAATVTGAVFVAARGADLPELGAEDRDLLGAARTEWRTILTGVLILGIAGFVWQGVFNFYELYMLDKGLAPNVARNALTVVFGAGVPAFLISGRLADRFPHVPYLLSVLAAFIVCLFALVSVSGLVPLLVVSAVTGYVIHSLFPAMDTYLLDTLPDATRGSAYAVYSASMMVVQATGSSVVGSLRGAGFAYDAVFGAAAVGLVVLLVGLVLAQRASWLPE; the protein is encoded by the coding sequence ATGGCGCGGGTCGTGTTCGCGCCGCTGTTGTCGGAGTTCATCGATACCTTCGGGATCGGCGAGGCGACCGCGGGGCTGCTCGTCACGCTCGTGTGGGTCGGTAGCGCCGCCCCTCGGCTCCCGACCGGGTGGCTGCTCACCCGAGTCCCCCGCCACTACGTCGTCCTCGGCGCCGGGGTCGTCCTCACGTTGGCGTCGACGTTCGCGGCGTTCGCCCCCGGAATCGACGTGCTGATGATCGCCGCGGTCGGTATGGGGCTGGCCTCCGGCGTCTACTTCATCGCTGGCAATCCGCTCGTCTCGGAACTGTTCCCCGAAACGGTTGGTCGGGTCATGGGCATCCACGGCACCGCGAGTCAACTGGCCGCCGTCTCCGCCGCGCCGTTCGCGACGGTCGCGCTCGGTCTCGGAATCGAGTCGTTCGCCGGGTGGCGCGCCGTCTTCGCGCTGCTGGCCGTCGCGGCGGCGACCGTCACCGGCGCGGTGTTCGTCGCCGCCCGTGGCGCCGACCTCCCCGAGCTCGGCGCGGAGGACCGAGACCTGCTCGGCGCCGCCCGAACCGAGTGGCGGACCATCCTCACCGGCGTGCTCATCCTCGGGATCGCGGGCTTCGTCTGGCAGGGCGTGTTCAACTTCTATGAACTGTACATGCTCGACAAGGGGCTCGCGCCGAACGTCGCCCGCAACGCGCTCACCGTCGTCTTCGGGGCCGGCGTCCCGGCGTTCCTGATCTCCGGGCGGCTCGCCGACCGGTTCCCGCACGTCCCGTATCTGTTGAGCGTTCTCGCGGCGTTCATCGTGTGCCTGTTCGCGCTGGTGTCCGTCTCCGGGCTCGTGCCGCTGCTCGTCGTGTCGGCGGTCACGGGCTACGTTATCCACTCGCTGTTCCCGGCGATGGACACCTACCTGCTCGACACGCTGCCCGACGCGACACGCGGGTCGGCGTACGCCGTCTACTCCGCGTCGATGATGGTCGTTCAGGCGACCGGCTCCTCGGTCGTCGGGTCGCTCCGTGGCGCCGGCTTCGCGTACGACGCCGTCTTCGGCGCCGCCGCGGTCGGCCTCGTGGTGCTGCTGGTCGGACTGGTGCTGGCACAGCGGGCGTCGTGGCTGCCGGAGTGA
- a CDS encoding HVO_0758 family zinc finger protein, protein MKSTRKGLREGELEKDNYERLVCADCGQSLASENPPDEVYTIRSCQDCGREWKELR, encoded by the coding sequence ATGAAATCGACTCGTAAGGGGCTCCGCGAGGGTGAACTGGAGAAGGACAACTACGAACGGCTGGTGTGTGCCGACTGCGGTCAGTCGCTCGCGAGCGAGAACCCGCCTGATGAGGTGTACACCATCCGGAGCTGTCAGGACTGCGGACGAGAGTGGAAGGAACTTCGCTGA
- a CDS encoding VOC family protein: MPTRSLPAETRLGRVTLAVSDLETVLPFYRDVVGLRVRDRGDGRTVLGSAADAVADDDSAGDAPADLLVLEEDSDADPRPSNAAGLFHTAFLFPSRGALGDALARIRDAGARLTGASDHRVSEALYLRDPEGNGVELYRDRPREEWPEADGEVQMDTLPLDVDALLADRAGDADAAGDPAPAGTTVGHVHLEATSLDAAEAFYVDAAGFDVRQRLGGDALFLAADGYHHHVGLNTWNRRSEPASGTGLAEFEMLVSDGDALEAIRESLTDAGFGVTENGGNGLVAVDPDEIRVRFAVA; this comes from the coding sequence GTGCCAACCCGTTCGCTTCCCGCGGAGACGCGGCTCGGTCGCGTCACGCTCGCCGTCTCCGATCTCGAAACCGTCCTCCCGTTCTACCGCGACGTCGTCGGCCTCCGCGTTCGCGATCGGGGCGACGGCCGGACAGTTCTCGGAAGCGCCGCCGACGCCGTCGCTGACGACGACTCCGCCGGCGACGCTCCCGCCGATCTGCTCGTTCTCGAGGAGGACTCCGACGCCGACCCTCGGCCGTCGAACGCCGCGGGGCTGTTTCACACGGCCTTCCTGTTTCCGTCCCGGGGAGCGCTGGGCGACGCGCTCGCACGGATCCGCGACGCTGGCGCACGGCTCACCGGCGCTTCAGACCACCGCGTCAGCGAGGCGCTGTACCTGCGAGATCCGGAGGGAAACGGCGTCGAACTGTACCGCGATCGACCGCGCGAGGAGTGGCCGGAAGCGGACGGCGAGGTGCAGATGGACACGCTGCCGCTCGACGTGGACGCGCTTCTCGCGGACCGCGCGGGCGACGCGGACGCCGCCGGCGACCCCGCACCCGCCGGCACGACTGTCGGCCACGTTCATCTGGAGGCGACTAGCCTCGATGCTGCCGAGGCGTTCTACGTCGACGCCGCCGGGTTCGACGTGCGCCAGCGCTTGGGGGGCGACGCCCTGTTCCTCGCCGCCGACGGTTATCACCACCACGTCGGCCTCAACACCTGGAACCGACGAAGCGAGCCCGCCTCGGGAACCGGGCTCGCCGAGTTCGAGATGCTCGTTTCCGACGGCGACGCGCTCGAAGCGATCCGCGAGTCGCTCACTGACGCGGGATTCGGCGTGACGGAAAACGGCGGCAACGGGCTCGTTGCGGTCGATCCTGACGAGATACGCGTTCGATTCGCGGTCGCGTAA
- a CDS encoding DHH family phosphoesterase has protein sequence MAQVSTRAIRAGWDALTANPRLVVAVAGGALTLVAALALYRRLRRAPGERFRALLAGRESISVLLHPNPDGDAMAAGIAVAELAESVDTDAIVQYTGQVRRQENRAFRTVLDVELDRIDHVSDLAAEAVVLVDHNAPRGFAGADGVLPFAVVDHHPGEGGGEAYTDVRTDYGASASILAEYFRDTGATPIPPDAHETEVTGATLSTRTATGLLYGIVSDTNRLTRGASAADFAAGAYLQPGVDEDTLERIADPAVSTEALDVKARAIAGREVRGSFAVSDVGRVSSADTIPQAADELVGLEGVTAVVVLGEREGTIHLSGRSRDDRVHMGRALEAAVSDANDASAGGHARMGGGQIGPQITADGSEDVPVLGRTELIDRLFDAMDGER, from the coding sequence ATGGCACAGGTGAGCACGCGAGCCATCCGGGCGGGGTGGGACGCGCTGACCGCCAACCCGCGGCTGGTGGTCGCCGTCGCCGGCGGCGCTCTCACGCTCGTCGCCGCGCTTGCGCTGTACCGACGACTTCGTCGGGCGCCGGGCGAGCGGTTCCGGGCGCTGCTGGCCGGGCGAGAGTCGATCAGCGTGCTCTTGCACCCGAATCCGGACGGGGACGCGATGGCCGCCGGCATCGCCGTCGCCGAACTCGCCGAGAGCGTCGACACCGACGCGATCGTCCAGTACACTGGCCAGGTGCGCCGCCAGGAGAACCGCGCGTTTCGGACCGTCCTCGACGTGGAGTTGGACCGGATCGACCACGTCTCGGACCTGGCCGCCGAGGCGGTCGTCCTCGTCGACCACAACGCCCCGCGCGGGTTCGCGGGCGCCGACGGCGTGCTCCCGTTCGCGGTCGTCGACCACCACCCCGGGGAGGGCGGCGGCGAGGCGTACACCGACGTTCGTACCGACTACGGCGCGTCCGCGAGCATCCTCGCGGAGTACTTCCGCGACACCGGCGCGACGCCGATCCCGCCGGACGCCCACGAGACGGAGGTGACCGGAGCCACCCTTTCGACGCGCACGGCGACCGGCCTGCTGTACGGCATCGTCTCGGACACGAACCGGCTGACGAGAGGAGCGTCCGCGGCCGACTTCGCTGCGGGGGCGTACCTTCAGCCGGGCGTCGACGAGGACACCCTCGAACGGATCGCGGACCCGGCCGTCAGCACCGAGGCGCTCGACGTGAAAGCGCGCGCGATCGCCGGCCGGGAGGTCCGCGGCTCCTTCGCCGTCAGCGACGTGGGGCGCGTCTCCAGCGCCGACACCATCCCGCAGGCGGCCGACGAACTCGTCGGCCTCGAGGGGGTGACGGCGGTCGTCGTCCTCGGCGAACGGGAGGGGACGATCCATCTCTCGGGGCGCTCGCGCGACGACCGCGTCCACATGGGACGGGCGTTGGAGGCGGCTGTCAGCGACGCGAACGACGCCTCTGCCGGCGGGCACGCCCGGATGGGCGGCGGCCAGATCGGGCCACAGATCACGGCCGACGGGAGCGAGGACGTCCCCGTCCTCGGCCGGACGGAACTGATCGACCGGCTGTTCGACGCGATGGACGGGGAGCGCTGA
- a CDS encoding aldo/keto reductase gives MATSSGTWAYRDRFGDRFGRTYFRRFGPGVVSSVGLGTYLGDPTDAVDDGYREAIVAGLEAGVNLVDTASNYRCGRSERVVGEALRESTVDRDHVVVASKAGFLPFERERPDDPSEYVRERFVDAGLVDPADLARGSHCIAPGFLNAMLDRSLDALGVDSIDCYYVHNPETQLAGRGREAVYDQLGAAFEALEHRRAAGDIGGYGVATWEAFRVPADHDAALDLAAVLARAEAAADRVGLDEHGLRAVQLPFNVRMADAFTRERHDPDGEDGPVSALEFCHREGLSVFAAASLGQGDLTKEGSIPESVEARLAGDSPAQRALNFARSAPAVTAALVGCSRAEHVRESVAAGTFDPLGASAFDSVFE, from the coding sequence ATGGCAACCTCCAGCGGAACGTGGGCGTACCGCGACCGCTTCGGCGACCGCTTCGGTCGCACCTACTTCCGCCGGTTCGGCCCCGGCGTCGTTTCCAGCGTCGGCCTCGGCACGTACCTGGGCGATCCCACGGACGCCGTCGACGACGGCTACCGCGAGGCGATAGTCGCGGGACTGGAAGCGGGGGTCAACCTCGTCGATACCGCGAGCAACTATCGGTGCGGACGGTCCGAGCGCGTCGTCGGAGAGGCGCTTCGCGAGTCGACCGTCGACCGCGACCACGTCGTCGTCGCGAGCAAGGCGGGCTTCCTCCCGTTCGAGAGAGAGCGCCCCGACGATCCGAGTGAGTACGTCCGCGAGCGATTCGTCGACGCCGGCCTCGTCGACCCCGCGGACCTGGCGCGGGGAAGTCACTGCATCGCGCCCGGGTTCCTCAACGCGATGCTGGATCGATCGCTGGACGCGCTCGGCGTCGACTCGATCGACTGCTACTACGTCCACAACCCCGAGACGCAGCTCGCGGGACGCGGGCGCGAGGCCGTCTACGATCAGCTCGGCGCCGCGTTCGAGGCACTGGAGCACCGCCGCGCCGCCGGCGACATCGGCGGATACGGCGTCGCCACCTGGGAGGCGTTCCGCGTGCCGGCCGACCACGACGCCGCCCTCGATCTGGCGGCGGTGCTCGCCCGCGCCGAGGCCGCCGCCGACCGAGTCGGTCTCGACGAGCACGGCCTCCGGGCGGTACAGCTCCCGTTCAACGTCCGGATGGCCGACGCGTTCACCCGCGAACGCCACGACCCCGACGGCGAAGACGGACCGGTGAGCGCGCTGGAGTTCTGTCACCGCGAGGGGTTGTCCGTGTTCGCCGCCGCCAGCCTCGGGCAGGGGGATCTGACGAAGGAGGGGTCGATCCCCGAGTCCGTCGAAGCGCGGTTGGCCGGGGACTCGCCGGCCCAGCGGGCGCTGAACTTCGCGCGCTCGGCGCCCGCAGTGACCGCGGCGCTCGTTGGGTGTAGCCGGGCCGAACACGTCCGCGAGAGCGTCGCCGCGGGGACGTTCGACCCGTTGGGCGCGTCGGCGTTCGACTCGGTGTTCGAGTAG
- a CDS encoding SDR family oxidoreductase translates to MHVTIIGCGYVGLELARQLLADGHAVVGVRRSQSGLDAVEAVGATAVAADATDPDSLAALPDTDAVVFAASSGGRGADAARSVYVKGLRNVIREYDAREAPPDRLVYTSSTGVYGDHGGDWVDEETPLDPTTDKTRVLAEAERVAREEAAAVGIDGTVARFAGLYGPDRYRLERYLDGPVTAGYLNMVHRDDAAGAVRFLLSDDLARDGTVLVVDDEPADKWTFADWLADECGVERPETRTKEERIAAGDLSTAAERRVRTSKRCSNDRLRTLGYQFTYPTYRSGYRAAVEAYRDE, encoded by the coding sequence ATGCACGTCACGATCATCGGCTGCGGCTACGTCGGACTCGAACTCGCGCGCCAACTGCTCGCGGACGGCCACGCGGTCGTCGGCGTTCGTCGATCACAGTCGGGGCTGGACGCCGTCGAGGCGGTCGGCGCGACGGCCGTCGCCGCCGACGCGACCGACCCCGACTCGCTTGCGGCACTGCCCGACACGGACGCCGTCGTGTTCGCCGCCAGCTCCGGCGGCCGCGGCGCCGACGCCGCCCGTTCGGTGTACGTCAAGGGGCTGCGGAACGTGATCCGCGAGTACGACGCTCGTGAGGCTCCGCCGGACCGACTCGTGTACACCTCCAGCACCGGAGTGTACGGCGACCACGGCGGCGACTGGGTCGACGAGGAGACACCGCTGGACCCGACCACCGACAAGACCCGCGTGCTCGCCGAGGCCGAGCGCGTCGCCCGCGAGGAGGCGGCCGCGGTCGGCATCGACGGCACCGTCGCCCGGTTCGCCGGCCTCTACGGTCCGGACCGCTATCGACTGGAGCGGTACCTGGACGGGCCGGTAACCGCGGGATATCTGAACATGGTCCACCGCGACGACGCCGCGGGCGCCGTGCGGTTCCTCCTCTCGGACGACCTCGCGCGCGACGGGACCGTCCTCGTCGTCGACGACGAGCCCGCCGACAAGTGGACGTTCGCCGACTGGCTCGCCGACGAGTGCGGCGTCGAGCGGCCCGAAACGCGCACCAAGGAGGAACGAATCGCCGCGGGCGACCTCTCGACGGCGGCCGAACGTCGGGTCCGTACGAGCAAGCGCTGTTCGAACGACCGCCTCCGGACGCTCGGATACCAGTTTACGTATCCCACGTATCGGAGCGGATACCGGGCGGCGGTCGAGGCGTATCGCGACGAGTAA